The nucleotide sequence ccagctgAGATGGCCTGGTGAGCAGCCTGAAGAGAGCCCAGGTCAGCCTCTGGACAGGCCTCTCCATGAAAAGATCACTGGAGCACAGGAAGATACAAGCCAGACGGGCCAGTTTGGCTACAGGCAGCACCACCCTGAGGGCATCCTCCCTCCAGAcctccagcagcagcagccacTGCAGGCAGTGTGTGACCGACTGCACTGCCCCCGCAGGGAGCGACTCCACCTGCAGGCCCCCTCCGTCCGGTGCACCCGCCTGCTCGTACAGGCTGACGAGTGGCAGGAAGGGCCAATCGGAGGGGAGGGAGGGTCCAGAAAGTTCTGGGAGGAGCTGGGTGTTGAGCCAGGGCGTTCTGCCCAAGTGGAAGTccctggaggagaggacagagggctCCATGTGGGCCAGGTGGGAGAGGTAGCAGCCCCGGACAGAGGGCAGCTGGACACAGGCTTCCCTCAGCAGAGGACCCAGGGTCTGGAGGGGAGGGGCGGAGCACTCCTGGAGCCGCAGCTCAGACATCTCTGCAGCCTCGGGCCCTCCAATCTGACCCTCTCTGGAAGACAGGGAAAATGGAATAGTTGAGCTATACAGCACTGAGTTCAAATACAATAGGGCCTTTACAAGAAGACTAATGAGGCAGGTTGGCAGTGGCATCAGAGGAATACCAGCTATAGAGCAGTGATCTAACTTAAAGTGAAAAGGTCAGGAGATAGCTCCGGAGGCTACTATTTGGTGCAACCTCGATATAATGCGAGATGGCTTAGCATGACATAGCTTAATATCCCGTTGGAAAGGATTTATAGTCATAGTCCTCTCACTCAACAACACCGACAAAACACAAAAGAGATTACCATGTGTTCTAAATAGTCCATCTGCATAGCAGACCAGGGTTCAATAGTAgctatatttatttattaggtATATTTATTTTCTATCATATACTTGAGCTGGGCTCAAACACTGTTTGAACCCAAAGTCCCAtcctgaggggaaaaaaacagtgCACTTCATGTGGACTTGAGATCAAAGCCCTTAGTCGTGACCTTTTGAAAACCTGCTTCACATTTATTCCTGAAACAAATTAGATCCAGACAAtggaaatgtaaaaacaaaacagAACGTCAGAATTTGTGTAAAGAATAAAAAAAATGGTGTGCTTAGCAGAACAGATGCTGTGTAAACATAAACCACTCTACTGCATAGGGTACACAATGCCCACGGGCAGCCCACCACTGCCATAAACTACATACATTTGCAATGAATCAACCATTTTTTCCCCCCTGTGTTGTGCCAACATTTCACATTTGGGCATACGTTAATGCACCGCAAACCACCCTGGCTGAAGTACATCTCCTCTTTCAACAACAATGTATCTTCTGGCCCTGCACCTCAACACAACAAATATTTCACTACATTGGAATTCCAGAGTTTAAGTTCTGCTTTATGAAACTTAATTGGAGGAGAGCTCCTTTTGGGTTGGCAATGCTGCTGTGAGGAGAGGCCACCATGTATGTACATTTGCCCCGGGGAACCTTCCTAATTCCATAGACAACACTCGTGAGAGCATTCGCTTTCAACAGAACTTGCCAAAAAGGAAATGAGAAAACCTCATTACCTTGTCTTATATCATGTCTGTATGAAATGTGATATTGTTTGAAAAAaggaattatttaaaaaaaagcttCATTGCCTCTGGGAAGACTTCTACCTCTAGTCTAATGGCTTCGAACCTATGACCTACTGAGTAATGGAGACAGTATCACTAAAAGACTCACGGTATGAAGTCTTTGTTGAAGACCATGGTGGCCATGAGTTCATGGGCCAGGTATTCACTGCCAGGTAATAGCCAGGGAAGCATTACCAGAGACACGTGGTGAAACAGGGCAGCATGCTTGGCCACCTCTGGGTCAGTTGGAACCTGCAAGCATTGAGTACAAAACGGTAACTCATCCAAAATGTCCAAATCACACAAAGATGATCATGGCAAACTATCTGTATGTGAAATATTTAACGGAGGAACTTGTCAAGGGACAACAAGCGGAGACATCAGACGCATAAACATGTACATATGCACCTCTTAACAGAATCACTGGTCTGAGATACAAAGTGACTCAATGACAACACAAGATGAGCCTACTGGGCGATGACAAACCGCATGACCCTGAATGACTAGATGGGCACCAGTCTGTTtggctaacattccactccttgtactcCGGGTCAAATGCCAAAGGTGATGTTTAGCATGGCAGGAGTGGAAAGGAGTGGAAtgatagctaaacagactggtacccagactagccTAAGACTGAGTGATGGAAGTTGGGCTCTATACACTACCAGTCTACAGGCCAGCCTCAGCAGCAGGTAGAGCAGGTGGTGTTCATGACGCAGGACCCAGTGAGACAGGGTGGGCTTGGCTTGGCCACAGCCACGCAGGTATCCTAGCACAGCCTCAAAGAGAAGGAGGGAGCtgaactgaacagagagagagagagaacataggaGAGAGATTAGTCCTGGGCCCACTAGCCCACTGTAAGGTAAGAAGACAAAGACATGAATGTGAATTGTTTGTTACACATCTCGGAATCAACCACTAGATGGCGGCAGATATTCATTCCGTTCCACGCAGAACAACACTAAAAGCTTGTGGTTTACACCGGACAGATAAAAGTCACATTTAGAGAGTAACTACAGCTTCATAAGGACGTACTTTGCGGACCAGGCCTCTGTGGATGCTGGTGAGGGTGTCCAGGAGGTAGCACAGGGAGGTAATGAGGGGGAAGGGGGAGTTGGGTCCAGGCAGACCCCCAGCAGACGTCCACCCGGCGCAGTGCAGACCAGGCAGACTGGGGATGGTCTCAGGGCCAGGGCAGCAGGACTGAGGGTTACACACTGCCGAACTACACCTGGGAACACAACACAGATAGATCAcaacagagagacaacacactcCCAGAGTATCATCCTACAGCACTGGATCAGGGGCTAGACAGAGAAGGCCCAACCACACAGAAAGAGCAACATCCCCTCCATTAAGCTCTGCAGTAAAGGAGTAAATCACCACAGATGTAGCTCTATGCTTCTAAGTAGATGGGACTCACTTGAGGTTGTTAATCAGGCTGTGAACAGCCTCATGGGACAGCAGAGGGAGAAGAACCTCTGAGGTCAGCATCTCCAGCTCCTGCAGACACTCCACTGGATTGAACGAGCTCTGAAAGGGTTGGCACACCAGATTAGAGACGATGAGTAAAAGCAATGAGCTGGCCaatgattttctctatttttgctgTAGACTtgcttgtgtgttttggatcattgtcttgccgCATGACCCAGCTTCGCTTCAGCTCATGgatggatggcctgacattccCCGATACACAGCCGTTTCTTTAATGATGAAAAGTCGTCCaagtcctgaggcagcaaagtaTTTTTGACCgctggtatgaggttcttactgtggaatgcagtgtttggttttcgacAGACAACGGGGGCCCACGTCGTCCAAAAAGTAGACttaagtttgccaaaaagcacctggaagcacctTTCTGTTCGGTATCAGAGAATTTTAAAAGGggaatgtcaggccatccatcCGCGTGCTGAagcacagctgggtcatgcagcaagacgaTCATCTTAAACAAACAAGCATGTCTATATCAGAATGGCTGAAAAGCAAGACATTTCACGTTtttgaatggcctagtcaaagtccagacctaaatCCGATTGATATGTGGCAGGAcctgaaacgagcagttcatgcttgaaagcCCACAAATGTTTCcaagttaaagcagttctgcatggaagagatGGACAacattcctccacagcgatgtgagagactgatagacaactacaggaagcgtttggttgcagTAATTGCAGCTCAAGGTGGGACAACcggttattgagtgtaaggggacAATTACTTTCTCACAAGGGGAATTGGGtattgcataactttgtttagtaaataaatgaaataagtatgaaattgtgttatttgttcacccAGGTTCCCtttaatattaggttttggttgaagatctgaaaACAGAACATCCGAAAAGGGGGCAAATATTTTATCACAGCACTGTAGTGGAAGCCTATTTCCAATCTGTACTGATGAAGGACGACGAGAACAGGCAGTTAGAACTATTTAGAAACAATTCTGGTCTGATCTTTTAATTCCCTTGTTGAGTACTGCTATAGTTTTTATACAGTCACCTGGATGGAGAGCTGGGAGTAGAAGGCCCCCATGTAGACAAGGTAGGCCGGCACCAGTCTCAGGGTGCTCTCCCTCTGGACTGGCTCCCCCAGGGTTCTCACACAGCCCTTCAGCAGCCCCAGCACTGTGGGCTGCAGACCTGTCACATGACCCCACGTCACCGGAGGTGGGGGAGGACACTCGGCCCCCTGGGAACTGTAGTGAAAGTAGAGGTTTGGCACTGTTGAATCCAATGGCTATCAATACAAAGCAGCACATGATGGAGTCACATGAAACACGTCAAAGCTGTAGAAGTGAACATAGTTAGAAGTAGTAGAGATCCAGAGTGTGTGTTACCTGACCAGGCCAGCCTGCAGCTCCTGATGGCAGCCAGcggtgtgtgtgacgtgtgtgaGCAGAGTGAGGAGGGCCTGGAGCCTGTGGAGCTCCAGGGGCAACAGGGGGTCTGAGGGGCGCCAGGGCCGGTGGGCAGACTGCAACACTCTCACCAGGATGGGGTACAGGTCCCTGGTAATGGTAGTGGGAAGAAAATGTTCTGCTGTACTATTCACCCTGAGGGACAGACTTGTTTTTGACGCAGCTTTTCCTGCCATGTATAATCTAACACCAAGCAATTATACCCATCTGATCTAGGTCGTCTGTGGTATTAAGCAATACCTTTGAACATGAAATTAGGAGgaataatatttttttaacacAGCGTGTCCAGATGGCTTATTACGGCCCCACCATCCCCCAGGAGCCTAGAgatatacactgaatgtacaaaacattaggaacccttgctctttccatgacatgaccaggtgaaagctatgatcctttatcgatgtcacttgttaaatccacttccattagtgtagatgaaggggaggagacaggtcaaagaaagatgtttaagccttgagacatggattgtgtatgtgtgccattcagagggtgaattggcaaggcaaaatgtttaagtgcctttgaacagggtatggtagtagttgccaggcgcaccggtttgtgtgtgtcaagaactgcaacgctgctgtttttttaACGTtccaacagtttcctgtgtgtatcaagaatggtccaccactcaaaagGACAACCAGcccaacttcacacaactgtgggaagcattggagtcaacatgggccagaatccccgtggaacgctttcgacgccctgacgaattgaggttgttctgagcgcgtgcaactcaatattaggaaggtgttcctaatgttttgtacactcagtgtaggtgATTGTTTGGGGGTTTGAAGACCAGTGACTCACGTGTACAGGTTACAGGCCTGTCCGTAGCTGGCTGCAACGGCCCACAGCCGGTAGGCCTCAGTGCTGACCCTCAAGGCCTCCTCTGGCTCCAGCAGCAGCTCGCTGGGCTCTGGGGCAAGCACACGAGACAGACGCTCCCGCGCACCGAGAGAGTTCAGCTGGGGAACACAGTCAGGGTGACTTCATTCTACTAGTCTATTAGACAAGATCATATATCACATCAAGATCATAAAACACTTATGCATCACTCCATCACATTGAAGTTACCCAACAGAAGAAAGCTAAGTGTAGCATTACTACATGAGGTAAGCTGGCAGTTGGGTTTGAAAACTCTCTCCAAACTTACCAGCCTGGCACAGGCGTGCCTGCCAGTGGTGGCCAGGACGCGTAGCAGCTTCATGGCATTGGCCACGGGCAGTCCGTATGCAGACTGGGGCGTGGGTGAGGCGGGCACTGTCCAGGAGCAGGGCAAGAACTCTGACATAACAGTCTCCATCAGACGAGGGCAGTCCAAGACCTGCAGTGACAGTCCAGATAGTAGTCATACTACAAATGTTAACTCATGTCAAGAGGCTTATAGCTAATAAAACCAGAGAGCGGCAGAGATATGCCAGAGGGAATTGTGGGCAGTGTAGTTGATGTTACCTGAGTGGCTGCAGAGGAGGAGTGTCTGGCGATTCGGATCAGGACTCCCAGCACGTCCTGGACCACCCTGGGTGACGGGCGGATCACCTCGAGGATGTAGCGGAGCCTAGGAAGCAGCTTCATCCTCAGTAAACCCTGAGACAGAGAAACAACACAGCCGATAGCTTTACACAATGCATTTATCCCTAGCACTACTCCACAGGGTGCAAAGACATTGAGGTGCAGAATCACAGAGCGAGCGATAGTGGAAAGATAACGGAGTGTTGGGATGATTAATCAGTCTGCTCTCTAGTCACCTTAACGACATCATTCCTGGCCACGTCATGATCAGtcttcttctcttccttctcttgaGCCGTCTCTCTCATGACCTCAGGCAGCCCCTcgtcttcctcatcctcctcttcctgagCAGTGGGCAGTAGAGGAAAAGAGGCCAGCCCACGGAACCATGAGAGAGTGCTGTCCAGACAATCCTGAAACAAGACAGGGACAAAGATCCATTTTTTTTTACCATGGTACCCTCTAGTGGTGATGAAACAAAGTGCACTGTATGCAAGGTCTCTTACCTCGTCGTCTGAGGACACCAGGAGGGCTCGGAGTGCGTGCACGGCGGCGGACATCACTCCCTCCACATTATCGTCCAGTGAGAAGCGCAGCAGGAAGAGAAGGCCAGCATCCAGCAGAGTGGACACCACACTGCCCCTGAGAGCGGCTGCAAACTCGCCAGCCCGCGCCTACAGGAACACCGATCTCCAATGTTAAAGCAGATTCAACTGTCTTTTGATGTGATCGAACTGATTGACAGGCAGTACCTTGGTGAGGATGTGGGCCAGAGTGTTGAGTGCCAGGCTCCGCTGCTGGATCACCTGACTACGAGAGAGAAGGAAGAGCTCCTGCAGGGAGTAACCAGCCAgctgagggagacagagagaagacatcAACAGGCATATTCTCTGGAAAAACTTCCAGGAGATGTGTGTTCGTGCACTATGCTGACCTCAGGCTCCTCTCCGTGGTGGTGAAGACCAAGGTGGGTGGGCAGGTCCTCTGTAGGCGGGATCAAGGTTCCGGCAAAGTCAAAGCGAGCCTGCATGGCCTGTCAGCACAGAGACACAGTGATAGTCACTAGATGAGACAAACACACAAGCTCCTCGCATCTCTTGACAAACGTGTTCCGTGTAAACAGTAGTTAGTACCTGCTTGGTTCCTTTCCGTCTGGGGGCAGGCAGGTCCCTGATCCATTCCAGCTTCTCTGGCTCCAGCTTGTCCATGTGCACCCACTCCTTCTGAGGCTTGACTGGCAGGTCCTCCTCtggagagatacatggtggtaatGCATCATTAGTACGATATTTAGCACTATTTGTAAAGCACTTCATGGGCTAAATATCCAAAATGATCTAGATCTGAATGGAAACCATGTTTTGGGGTAACTCGAATGCATCTGGAGTTACTCTAGCACCTCAGTAGTACATTTCTCTCCTATCAGTGTAATGGATAATAAAAGCTTGTAATGCTGGCATTGCTGTCTGAAAACAATCCAAAATACTGTAGGCACGCACTGTGGTCCAGAAACGGACAATCATTCTTCCTCTATGTTCATACAGTATGTCTTGGGCTTTCCCCCACGATCTCCACTACACAAAGTGAATCTGAATTTGGCCGGCTTCCTTCTAATCAGGCAGATTTAAATCAGTGTTCAGCCCTGGTATTCTAGTCACAGAGCTCCAAGGCGTCTTTTTTCTGCAATACGAAATGACTTGTGCAATTAGTTTAAAGGAGAGGGGAAACAGTTGGCAGACATCCAGGTGTGCTAGGACTGACAGTGCAGAGGCAGGCTCTCTCGCTAATTCGTAATGGAGTTACAGCACATTTGTAAAATTTCTTCTACCTTTCATTGGCGGTTGGGGGGTCGGTTCgtcctcatcttcctctctctccatctctacctcccgAGGATTCTGATCTGGCATCATGACGGTTTCTTGTAGACGCTGTTCCCTGCGTCTCTCATCCTGGGAGTTGGAAGGCTGTGGGGCAGAGGCTAGGGCTCCCTGTGCCTTACGAGACCTTACAAAGTCAACAAGTCTGGGATCTGAGAGGTACACAATATGATTGAAGGTTTAAAAGGCTCACATCATAGCCTTACCAAACACAGCACACAATCCTCAAATAGCAACATGTGCCTACCTAGCTGACCCAGCAGCCTTTTCTGCTCCTCCAGGATTTCGCCCTTAGACATGGCCTGTAGTTTGGCCTGGTTCTCCTGTTGGATCTTCAGCATTTCTACTGTACTGTCTGACCCACCAAGTCCCTGGCCAGACACCAGCCTGGGGCCTGCCATTGCACTGAATCctggaagaaaaagagagacatgAGCAAGTTTTCCCAACTGAACAGTTTAGTATTGGCTGGCAAGTGGGACAGTACAAAAACAAACAGGACATCCCATTCAGTGTAAGCCAAGTTGGGCCTTCAGAGTAGACATCAAAGTATGAATTATTGTCTGCCAGGAATAGATTCTTTTCAACTTTATGAAATTAATTACTGGAACTCTGGTACTTACTGTCAAGTCTAGAGGGAGGTTGATCCATCTCCATGGTGGACTCTGGAGAGAGGTTCAGCACCTTGGGTCCAGATGTTTGACCCCTGGATGCTGGTGCAAAGTATAAAGGGGTATTTCCCTCTTTTATTCTCTGTGCTGCAATCTGTCGGGCAAAAATGCTCCTCTTTTCACCAGCAGCTGGAACCTAGTGAAACATAACATAGTTTAGAGGAATAGTTTGTGTGTTTATCCATAATTTATGAAGCACCATTCTGGATTAATTGTACCACATTTAGTATGAAGTAAATTCTGTAGTAACTGATTGATCCTCATAACAAAACTGAGCAATTGAGCTCCTACCATGCTCTCCATCTCAGGCCGGTGTAATACTTTAGGAAAAGCAAGGCTTGTGAATGCTGGTAAGGACACTGGTGTAGTACTAGTGTCCCTTTCCTAAGGGAAGAGAAGCGAAAGTGTAGGAGTTGTTGTTGAGACACAAACAGAACTGTGTGTGGCTCTGCTGAGCAGGAGATAGATGGCAAGAGTATCACTCACAATGATCTTAGAGAGAACAGCACTGATGTGCGTGTCATGTCTGTCCAACCTCTCCTCTGGGTCCTCATCCTCGAAACGAACACGATCGACTTTGAGGCGAGACTTTTTGGGAGGTGCAGGAGTCAGAGTGGGGAGCTCATCTGGAAGATCTGAAGAAAGAGATGCACAGCATCATATTATTAACAATCAGAAAACCTAAAGTTGTGTTTGGGCTGCCCGCTACACACAATCAACTATCTTACAAAAAGGCGTATGACAGACTGTtactatggctgcgtttacagagacagcccaattctgattttaaaaaatgtaccaATCAGACCaactctgaaaaagatctgatgtaaaAATATCttatgtgattggtcaaaagaccaattagtggaaaaaagttCAGcaatgggctgcctgtgtaaacacagcctatgAACCTTGGATTGTGACCACATCTCTCTGATCTCCTTGAGCCCCCTTGGAGTCTCCTGATCTCTTGTCTGGCCGTCGGACCACATTGACAGTGGATGGGGTCCCCGAGGCAAGAAACCTCTCCTGCTCTTGTAGGAGGTCAGCCTCCGAGTCAGTGGGCTTGGGACGCCGTATCATCACCTTACAGATAAAGGATCTGTAAACATAGTGGGTATCACACAATACGGTGTATGGCTATGTATTACTTTGTTTAGGTACAGGGCTGTGATATTATACTATTACCACATCAGAAAATAACATTTTAACTAAGCTTTCAACCAATCACATTCTCATCGTCTCTCACCTAATGGTACACCATATCATGTCAACACCTCTCCTGCAATTTGAATGTTAACTATCTTAGCTAGCTGTTCACGAACATTGTAATTTACAGGCAAGGATCCAGCAGCTAATAAACAGAGATCGTGCCTTGAAAACCTAGCTAATAGTTATCATGACATGTTCATGATCGCAAAGTgctcagctagctagccaaagtAGCTAGTTGgcgttagcttgctggctagctacagCCGGAGCATTTCCTGCTTTATTATATGGGACCGTTGCAATGCCAAACATTTAAAAACTAAATGTATTTCAATGTATTTGTTGAATTCACCTTCAGTAAGAAATCCTCTGGGTTATAATTCACAGAAAAATGTACACAACGTGAGTGCAAAACTCAAAAACATCCACTAACAAGGGGGCGGTTACTTCCTGTGAAAGTGTGACGCCCACAAATCCgacttcaaaataaaagttatTAGAAATTCCACCATGAATGCATTAGAATAGAGTAATAACACAGCTAGAACAATGAGACAAattttcactggatgtataaatATGAAGCATCGGTTGACGTTTctactcactaccaaatatggtgatgagaggaagcccagtggtcGACAGTGGGAGAatatggattttggccgacattctacCAATCTTCTCATCGaagaaacatttgatctcaatacagttctgTTTCCAAAACAAACAGTTGTTACgaagagtggactaagttttgtaaaCTTTTCCCTTTGTCAACGTTTTTAAAAATTGCGTTCTTTAGAAGGCATTCAGTGGCGAATTGAGTTGTTGCACATGCGCACTTGAAAGttggcgttccctaacggaaatatgcaaatatatattagaacgcgccaataggatcacGCTATCTCATGCTtgtctctgcccacctccttcaaatcaaaatcaaatcacattttattggtcacatacacatatttcgCAGATggtattgcgggtgtagcgaaatgcttgtgtccCTAGCCCTGACAGTGCAgtagtattgtaatgaaacaggcagggagcaggtctcgaaccctcgacctcctagcccgaggtccggcgcgctatcgactgtgccgcaaaagcatgctcaagcggcagagtcgatttccgcgcttataaacccagggtcgttacactactccctcctttcaaagagcgcgtcctcgcgctagcttgcgactttacgtcttacaggaacgcgctcaccggccaagcacacgcactgtcgtggatgcgaggtccgatcacttccgacaccaatgtaatgaaacaggcagggagcaggtctcgaaccctcgacctcctagcccgaggtccggcgcgctatcgactgtgccgcaaaagcatgctcaagcggcagagtcgatttccgcgcttataaacccagggtcgttacactactccctcctttcaaagagcgcgtcctcgcgctagcttgcgactttacgtcttacaggaacgcgctcaccggccaagcacacgcactgtcgtggatgcgaggtccgatcacttctgacaccagtgtaatgaaacaggcagggagcaggtctcgaaccctcgacctcctagcccgaggtccggcgcgctatcgactgtgccgcaaaagcatgctcaagcggcagagtcgatttccgcgcttataaacccagggtcgttacagtatcTAGCATCCTTGCTTGTCCTGCCCAGTCATTAGCTcacattggaaacgacaggctgtggtctaacTTGGGTTAGgtatacatttttgggggaaataacatttaaaaaactaTTAATATGATAACAGCGGATGTGGATAGTTGTGTACCTGTAGCAGGCTAAGGTTTTATAAATACTAGGAATAGGCTACTTTCATGGATATGATGATGAATCAGTTTGTTAGGTCACAACGTAGGCTACATTAGAAGTCATACATTTATTTTCTATGGGTGCAGGATTTAGAAAAAATCACACTTTTTTGAACGAGGCTTTCTGGTTGCAGTCGACACTGGTGCCTATAATTGCTCCAAGCCTTGCCTGCTTCATGTAAAGTAATGTGGTGATTGAACAGTCTCGTCTTCTTATTTAATTGGGAAACAGATGCTGATGCTGAACATGCACATCGTTGGAAGCTGTTGAAAAAATGATGCTTGTAAAAAGCGAATGACATCACTTTCTCTGTGCAAGGTAGCCTACAGTCAACTATTTTGACATTCATTTTAGATATCTGTTTATTGCGCATGCATGCGCTTCAACCTGCGGCATTTCGGTGTTTCATTTATCTTTTTTTTATCTGCTCCTGAATGTATCGGCAAGCCTCTGCGGTCAAATCGTCCCCGCCCCCCGGGTTCAAGAGATTGGAGCTCCTAAAAGCGGGATCCCCATTCGCCTTGGCTCCAGACCAGATGATCTGAAGCTCTGTTGGGGACCAGAAAAGAAAGGG is from Salvelinus namaycush isolate Seneca chromosome 28, SaNama_1.0, whole genome shotgun sequence and encodes:
- the rpap1 gene encoding RNA polymerase II-associated protein 1 isoform X2: MIRRPKPTDSEADLLQEQERFLASGTPSTVNVVRRPDKRSGDSKGAQGDQRDVVTIQDLPDELPTLTPAPPKKSRLKVDRVRFEDEDPEERLDRHDTHISAVLSKIIVPAAGEKRSIFARQIAAQRIKEGNTPLYFAPASRGQTSGPKVLNLSPESTMEMDQPPSRLDRFSAMAGPRLVSGQGLGGSDSTVEMLKIQQENQAKLQAMSKGEILEEQKRLLGQLDPRLVDFVRSRKAQGALASAPQPSNSQDERRREQRLQETVMMPDQNPREVEMEREEDEDEPTPQPPMKEEDLPVKPQKEWVHMDKLEPEKLEWIRDLPAPRRKGTKQAMQARFDFAGTLIPPTEDLPTHLGLHHHGEEPELAGYSLQELFLLSRSQVIQQRSLALNTLAHILTKARAGEFAAALRGSVVSTLLDAGLLFLLRFSLDDNVEGVMSAAVHALRALLVSSDDEDCLDSTLSWFRGLASFPLLPTAQEEEDEEDEGLPEVMRETAQEKEEKKTDHDVARNDVVKGLLRMKLLPRLRYILEVIRPSPRVVQDVLGVLIRIARHSSSAATQVLDCPRLMETVMSEFLPCSWTVPASPTPQSAYGLPVANAMKLLRVLATTGRHACARLLNSLGARERLSRVLAPEPSELLLEPEEALRVSTEAYRLWAVAASYGQACNLYTDLYPILVRVLQSAHRPWRPSDPLLPLELHRLQALLTLLTHVTHTAGCHQELQAGLVSSQGAECPPPPPVTWGHVTGLQPTVLGLLKGCVRTLGEPVQRESTLRLVPAYLVYMGAFYSQLSIQSSFNPVECLQELEMLTSEVLLPLLSHEAVHSLINNLKCSSAVCNPQSCCPGPETIPSLPGLHCAGWTSAGGLPGPNSPFPLITSLCYLLDTLTSIHRGLVRKFSSLLLFEAVLGYLRGCGQAKPTLSHWVLRHEHHLLYLLLRLACRLVPTDPEVAKHAALFHHVSLVMLPWLLPGSEYLAHELMATMVFNKDFIPEGQIGGPEAAEMSELRLQECSAPPLQTLGPLLREACVQLPSVRGCYLSHLAHMEPSVLSSRDFHLGRTPWLNTQLLPELSGPSLPSDWPFLPLVSLYEQAGAPDGGGLQVESLPAGAVQSVTHCLQWLLLLEVWREDALRVVLPVAKLARLACIFLCSSDLFMERPVQRLTWALFRLLTRPSQLEALDLNSPPTGLASFNDLYSALVGQFEAVSFGDPLFGCVILLPLQRRFSVTMRLTLFGEHVGLLRSLGVTLEQLAVPMERFTSPPEDSLPLLRLYFRALVTGTLRLCWCPVLYVVALSHLNTFIFSQDAASQQVETARRSLLRKTHYLTDEVLRSHLLLFRLPQKDAELGFNTYDQLPPIRQRRLESVLGTQGMSDSKGE
- the rpap1 gene encoding RNA polymerase II-associated protein 1 isoform X1, which codes for MIRRPKPTDSEADLLQEQERFLASGTPSTVNVVRRPDKRSGDSKGAQGDQRDVVTIQDLPDELPTLTPAPPKKSRLKVDRVRFEDEDPEERLDRHDTHISAVLSKIIERDTSTTPVSLPAFTSLAFPKVLHRPEMESMVPAAGEKRSIFARQIAAQRIKEGNTPLYFAPASRGQTSGPKVLNLSPESTMEMDQPPSRLDRFSAMAGPRLVSGQGLGGSDSTVEMLKIQQENQAKLQAMSKGEILEEQKRLLGQLDPRLVDFVRSRKAQGALASAPQPSNSQDERRREQRLQETVMMPDQNPREVEMEREEDEDEPTPQPPMKEEDLPVKPQKEWVHMDKLEPEKLEWIRDLPAPRRKGTKQAMQARFDFAGTLIPPTEDLPTHLGLHHHGEEPELAGYSLQELFLLSRSQVIQQRSLALNTLAHILTKARAGEFAAALRGSVVSTLLDAGLLFLLRFSLDDNVEGVMSAAVHALRALLVSSDDEDCLDSTLSWFRGLASFPLLPTAQEEEDEEDEGLPEVMRETAQEKEEKKTDHDVARNDVVKGLLRMKLLPRLRYILEVIRPSPRVVQDVLGVLIRIARHSSSAATQVLDCPRLMETVMSEFLPCSWTVPASPTPQSAYGLPVANAMKLLRVLATTGRHACARLLNSLGARERLSRVLAPEPSELLLEPEEALRVSTEAYRLWAVAASYGQACNLYTDLYPILVRVLQSAHRPWRPSDPLLPLELHRLQALLTLLTHVTHTAGCHQELQAGLVSSQGAECPPPPPVTWGHVTGLQPTVLGLLKGCVRTLGEPVQRESTLRLVPAYLVYMGAFYSQLSIQSSFNPVECLQELEMLTSEVLLPLLSHEAVHSLINNLKCSSAVCNPQSCCPGPETIPSLPGLHCAGWTSAGGLPGPNSPFPLITSLCYLLDTLTSIHRGLVRKFSSLLLFEAVLGYLRGCGQAKPTLSHWVLRHEHHLLYLLLRLACRLVPTDPEVAKHAALFHHVSLVMLPWLLPGSEYLAHELMATMVFNKDFIPEGQIGGPEAAEMSELRLQECSAPPLQTLGPLLREACVQLPSVRGCYLSHLAHMEPSVLSSRDFHLGRTPWLNTQLLPELSGPSLPSDWPFLPLVSLYEQAGAPDGGGLQVESLPAGAVQSVTHCLQWLLLLEVWREDALRVVLPVAKLARLACIFLCSSDLFMERPVQRLTWALFRLLTRPSQLEALDLNSPPTGLASFNDLYSALVGQFEAVSFGDPLFGCVILLPLQRRFSVTMRLTLFGEHVGLLRSLGVTLEQLAVPMERFTSPPEDSLPLLRLYFRALVTGTLRLCWCPVLYVVALSHLNTFIFSQDAASQQVETARRSLLRKTHYLTDEVLRSHLLLFRLPQKDAELGFNTYDQLPPIRQRRLESVLGTQGMSDSKGE